In the Solanum pennellii chromosome 5, SPENNV200 genome, one interval contains:
- the LOC107020389 gene encoding ASC1-like protein: MGLLEGTFLDWEYESYPSYEDFAVLPLFALFFPSVRFLLDRFVFEKVARRLIFGKGQEVVENETDDRRRRIRKFKESAWKCIYFLSAEVFALVVTYNEPWFTNTRYFWVGPGDQVWPDQMYKSKLKALYMYTGGFYTYSIFALIFWETRRSDFGVSMSHHVATAILIVLSYNIRFARVGSVVLAIHDASDIFLEIGKMSKYSGAEALASFSFILFVLSWIILRLIYYPFWVLWSTSYEVLQTLDKEKHKVDGPIYYYIFNSLLFCLLVLHIYWWVLIYRMLVKQIQARGQLSDDVRSDSEDEHED; the protein is encoded by the exons ATGGGTTTGCTTGAAGGGACTTTTCTTGATTGGGAATATGAATCTTATCCATCATATGAAGATTTCGCTGTTCTTCCATTGTTTGCTCTCTTCTTTCCATCTGTCAGATTTTTGCTTGATAGATTTGTTTTTGAG AAAGTGGCCAGAAGGTTAATATTTGGAAAAGGACAAGAAGTGGTAGAAAATGAGACTGATGACCGGAGGAGAAGGATACGAAAATTCAAAGAATCAGCATGgaaatgtatatattttctctCTGCAGAAGTTTTTGCACTTGTGGTGACATACAATGAGCCTTGGTTTACAAATACCAGATACTTTTGGGTAGGGCCTGGTGATCAGGTCTGGCCTGACCAGATGTACAA GTCCAAACTGAAGGCACTTTATATGTATACCGGCGGGTTCTATACATATTCAATATTTGCGCTAATATTTTGGGAGACAAGGCGCTCTGACTTTGGAGTTTCAATGAGTCATCATGTTGCCACTGCAATTCTTATCGTCTTATCCTATAATATCAG GTTTGCACGTGTTGGTTCAGTAGTTTTAGCCATTCATGATGCCAGTGATATATTTCTCGAAATCGGAAAGATGTCCAAATACAGTGGTGCTGAAGCTCTTGCTAGCTTTTCgtttattctttttgttttatccTGGATTATACTTCGCCTCATATACTACCCGTTCTGGGTTCTTTGGAGTACAAG TTATGAAGTTCTCCAAACCCTGGATAAGGAGAAGCACAAAGTGGATGGACCAATTTATTACTATATCTTCAATTCTCTTCTATTTTGCTTGCTGGTTCTTCATATATATTGgtgggtgttgatataccggaTGCTTGTTAAACAAATCCAAGCGAGGGGCCAATTGAGCGACGACGTTCGTTCTG ATTCTGAAGATGAACATGAAGATTGA
- the LOC107020390 gene encoding uncharacterized protein LOC107020390 gives MEDILTEIPPPSRFFLEDLNNFCPPSPPFPSPFLLFSTPDREKFSRPSLLIIAMSSPSLQVFHHVSSKTLVGTVILPEIPFSGNSVEPSLKDKSCNIYALNEDDNLIMIVCVQYPVTAERSHAVAKLLIGEQVIPEKVLILDSIRSCNFRGRLSPDEAFAFKLESSAERKAKADGHQDSPLVKCADYLPSGSVVDGLAAALLSRCQLKKIRGTLCVSWPEVGVSVISLVKSLLLKDVLSRVKHIDMKKLEEEFLKLGRSKDFLLESELYT, from the coding sequence ATGGAAGACATACTAACAGAAATCCCTCCCCCTTCAAGGTTCTTTTTGGAAGATTTGAACAACTTTTGCCCTCCATCTCCTCCTTTTCCCTCTCCATTCCTGTTGTTTTCAACTCCTGACCGGGAGAAGTTTTCTCGTCCTTCTCTCCTCATCATTGCCATGTCTTCTCCGTCACTTCAAGTTTTTCATCATGTTTCTTCCAAAACCCTTGTTGGAACTGTTATCCTTCCTGAGATCCCATTCTCTGGCAATTCGGTTGAACCCTCTCTTAAAGACAAATCATGCAATATATATGCCCTGAATGAAGATGataacttgattatgattgtgtgTGTTCAATATCCAGTTACTGCAGAGAGATCTCATGCAGTCGCAAAGCTACTGATTGGAGAACAGGTTATCCCGGAAAAGGTCTTAATTTTGGATTCCATCCGAAGTTGTAATTTTAGAGGAAGACTTTCACCCGATGAAGCATTTGCATTTAAGCTGGAATCATCTGCAGAGAGAAAAGCAAAAGCTGATGGCCATCAAGATTCACCACTGGTAAAATGCGCAGACTATCTTCCATCAGGAAGTGTTGTAGATGGCCTGGCAGCAGCTTTATTGAGCCGATGTCAGTTAAAGAAGATAAGGGGAACTCTGTGTGTTTCATGGCCTGAAGTCGGTGTTTCAGTTATATCACTCGTTAAGTCTCTACTGCTCAAAGATGTCCTCTCCCGCGTGAAGCATATTGACATGAAGAAGCTTGAGGAGGAATTTCTAAAATTAGGCCGGAGTAAGGATTTCCTTCTTGAATCTGAACTCTATACATGA